One segment of Verrucomicrobiota bacterium DNA contains the following:
- the pheT gene encoding phenylalanine--tRNA ligase subunit beta, protein MKICLNWLEEYCSWSWSLSELVEKLTMSGTEVEAVHETGFSIDHIVTAKVLSFKQHPNADRLRLCQVDDGQEVRQIVCGASNFKEGDMVPLALPGAVIPASEKFSKPFTIKKSKLRGEVSEGMMCAGSEIGLSDDAEGLLILDSETKVGQSMKDLYLGDTVLELEVTPNRSDLLSYIGVSRELIACGARKRDYAKPQVEPLVKSGSRLIDVQDKQGCPRYTAVEINGVHIGPSPEWMKQRLESIGLRPVNNIVDITNYVLFEYGQPLHAFDADKLADEKIIVRRAKEAEKFEALDHESYELNQEDLTIADSNGVIALAGVMGGLLSSVTDSTTRILLESAQFEPKTVRRTSRRLALISDSSYRFERGVDPQGVDWARERAVELILEIAGGEVVHKSIESSAAVDRLSEIHMDHQRAEALLGYQVSEVRVKEIFEALGLKSLDQGNWAIPSFRVDLSREIDLIEEIARVEGLARVPSRLKIAVSNSSDADRKYDREMLLRYELAGLGYHEISNYSLLSLQEEDQGSAVSLHNPLNSDLGDFRSNLLESALTVIKMNIDKGNQDLHLFEIGSVCLSRGGHFREERHLLLIATGKERLNSWEEEGKLVSHYSLKGILEHLALSFPEIKVPKDFGLVDRSLLKRFNIKQKVYAVELKINHSKGYKQKSFQPLPSYPSVSRDLAFEVERSVRQQDIFRAIEKVNIQELESVKCFDLFQDDSGDKLHASKKSLAYAFIYRSKDKTLTDKDVSKWEDKIVASVLSSTGGKLRS, encoded by the coding sequence ATGAAAATTTGTTTAAATTGGCTAGAGGAATATTGCTCTTGGAGTTGGTCGCTTTCTGAACTTGTAGAGAAACTAACCATGAGTGGAACAGAAGTAGAAGCTGTTCATGAAACAGGTTTTTCGATCGACCACATAGTCACTGCTAAGGTTTTGTCTTTTAAACAGCATCCTAATGCTGATCGGCTCCGTCTTTGTCAAGTTGATGATGGGCAAGAGGTACGTCAAATTGTGTGCGGTGCCAGTAATTTTAAGGAAGGTGATATGGTTCCTTTGGCTTTGCCTGGAGCAGTGATACCCGCCTCAGAAAAATTTTCGAAGCCTTTCACTATTAAAAAGTCTAAGCTAAGAGGTGAGGTATCCGAGGGAATGATGTGCGCTGGTTCTGAGATTGGTTTGTCTGATGACGCTGAGGGGCTTTTGATTCTAGATTCTGAGACAAAGGTGGGGCAGTCCATGAAAGATCTTTATCTTGGTGATACAGTTTTAGAACTTGAAGTGACACCCAACAGATCCGATCTATTATCTTATATTGGTGTTTCACGTGAGTTAATAGCCTGTGGTGCTAGAAAACGTGATTATGCTAAGCCTCAGGTAGAGCCTTTAGTAAAGAGTGGAAGCCGTCTTATTGATGTTCAAGATAAGCAAGGCTGTCCCCGTTATACAGCAGTTGAAATAAATGGAGTGCACATTGGTCCTAGTCCTGAGTGGATGAAGCAAAGGTTAGAGTCTATAGGACTTAGGCCTGTTAATAACATAGTTGATATTACAAATTATGTGCTATTTGAGTATGGGCAGCCTCTTCATGCATTTGATGCAGACAAGCTAGCTGATGAAAAAATCATCGTGAGGAGAGCAAAGGAGGCAGAGAAATTTGAAGCCCTGGATCATGAAAGCTATGAACTAAATCAAGAGGACCTTACCATAGCTGATAGTAATGGTGTGATAGCCTTAGCAGGTGTAATGGGTGGTTTGCTTAGCTCAGTTACTGATTCAACAACACGTATTCTCCTGGAAAGTGCTCAGTTTGAGCCTAAGACGGTACGAAGAACGTCTCGTAGGCTAGCTTTAATCAGTGATTCCTCTTATCGCTTTGAACGCGGAGTTGATCCTCAGGGGGTAGATTGGGCAAGAGAGCGAGCCGTTGAGCTTATTTTAGAAATAGCCGGTGGCGAGGTCGTTCACAAGAGCATTGAATCTAGCGCCGCTGTTGATAGATTATCCGAAATTCATATGGATCATCAACGTGCTGAGGCTCTCTTAGGATATCAAGTATCTGAAGTTAGAGTTAAGGAAATATTTGAAGCGCTTGGTCTGAAATCATTAGATCAGGGTAATTGGGCGATACCTTCATTTCGTGTCGATTTATCGCGTGAAATTGATCTTATTGAAGAAATTGCCAGAGTTGAGGGATTAGCTCGTGTGCCGTCACGCTTAAAGATTGCTGTAAGTAATTCTAGCGATGCGGACCGCAAGTACGATAGAGAAATGCTTTTGCGTTATGAATTAGCCGGTTTGGGCTATCATGAAATCTCTAACTACAGTTTGCTTTCGCTTCAAGAAGAAGATCAAGGTAGTGCTGTGAGTTTACACAATCCTCTTAATAGTGACCTAGGAGATTTTAGATCTAATCTATTAGAGTCTGCATTAACGGTTATCAAGATGAATATTGATAAGGGTAACCAAGATTTACATTTATTTGAGATAGGCTCGGTCTGCCTATCGCGTGGAGGTCATTTTCGTGAAGAGCGACATTTATTATTGATAGCTACTGGCAAGGAACGTTTAAACAGTTGGGAGGAAGAAGGCAAGCTTGTTAGTCATTACTCATTGAAGGGAATTTTAGAGCATTTGGCATTATCCTTTCCAGAGATTAAAGTGCCAAAAGATTTTGGCTTAGTAGATCGAAGCCTATTGAAACGCTTTAATATCAAGCAGAAAGTTTATGCAGTAGAATTAAAGATTAACCATTCAAAAGGTTATAAGCAAAAGAGTTTTCAACCGCTGCCCTCCTATCCCTCAGTGAGCAGAGACCTTGCCTTTGAGGTGGAACGTTCTGTTCGGCAACAAGATATTTTCCGTGCAATCGAAAAAGTCAATATCCAAGAATTAGAGTCTGTCAAATGTTTTGACTTATTTCAGGATGACTCTGGTGATAAATTGCATGCTTCTAAAAAATCATTGGCCTATGCTTTTATATACCGCTCAAAAGACAAGACCTTGACCGATAAGGATGTCTCGAAGTGGGAAGACAAGATTGTTGCCTCTGTGCTTAGCAGCACTGGAGGCAAGCTTAGAAGCTAG
- a CDS encoding IS630 family transposase produces MKAYSKDLRDKVIQALEGGMSQSQAAHNFGIKRTTVWQYWKRYKQKGEVYYKQHGGHLQSKLHTYKKELIKWIKQSPGMTLEQMRERLDEQYKLSISQATLHYHLCKMGYSFKKTFRASERGRADIAIKRQQWKWDQLVWNPQKLVFLDETGVNTKMTGLYGRALRGERCHDQVPYGHWNSSTFLAALRYNALSAPLLIDGAIDGEMFVGSISQHLCPTLSKDDIVICDNLPAHKVNGVREAIEAVGAKLVYLPAYSPDLNPIEMAFAKFKTHLRQAAKRTWQELLEAVVEAFESFTPQEC; encoded by the coding sequence ATGAAGGCATATAGTAAGGATTTGAGAGATAAAGTCATCCAGGCCCTTGAAGGTGGAATGAGCCAAAGTCAAGCAGCTCATAACTTTGGGATTAAGAGAACAACAGTCTGGCAATATTGGAAAAGATATAAACAAAAAGGAGAAGTTTACTATAAACAGCATGGAGGCCATCTCCAAAGTAAACTTCATACATACAAAAAAGAGCTCATCAAATGGATCAAGCAAAGCCCTGGGATGACTTTGGAGCAAATGCGAGAGAGACTCGATGAGCAATATAAGTTAAGTATTAGCCAGGCAACACTTCATTATCATCTGTGTAAGATGGGCTATAGTTTTAAAAAAACATTTCGGGCCAGCGAACGTGGACGCGCTGATATAGCAATCAAGCGTCAACAATGGAAATGGGATCAGCTTGTCTGGAATCCACAGAAACTTGTATTTCTAGATGAGACTGGTGTGAACACTAAAATGACTGGCCTCTACGGGAGAGCATTACGAGGAGAGCGCTGTCATGACCAGGTTCCTTACGGTCACTGGAACAGCTCCACCTTTTTAGCGGCATTGAGATATAATGCACTGAGTGCACCCTTGCTTATTGATGGTGCTATAGACGGGGAAATGTTTGTGGGCTCTATCAGCCAACACCTCTGCCCAACGCTTAGTAAAGATGACATTGTTATCTGTGATAACCTACCTGCACATAAAGTCAACGGTGTTAGAGAGGCTATTGAGGCAGTGGGTGCAAAGCTCGTTTATCTTCCCGCTTACAGTCCAGATCTTAACCCCATTGAAATGGCCTTTGCCAAATTCAAAACTCACTTACGACAAGCTGCAAAGAGAACTTGGCAGGAACTACTTGAGGCTGTTGTTGAAGCGTTCGAATCATTCACTCCTCAGGAATGT